A single genomic interval of Terriglobus albidus harbors:
- a CDS encoding c-type cytochrome, producing the protein MRLRSRNILLAAAVAAPVMLFTFSRMTAQAPQTPGQRPTPAQRPSWTVGSQGPLPEHAKFTPLQAESGGALFIQNCAFCHGKDAGGGETGPDLTRSKLVTGDKNGEAIGAVIRNGRLDKGMPRFSLSDTEILNLVAFIHTQQDASMSQSGNRRGVDESDLHTGNADAGKKYFEGPGGCTQCHSATGDLAGIASKFSGLRLEMQMLYPRDAKTKATVKTKSGQTFAGTVEYEDEFTLGIRDSSGIYHSWPMTAITAKLDKPVEAHVTAMSKYTDDDIHNVLAYIQTLK; encoded by the coding sequence ATGAGGCTCCGTTCCCGAAACATCCTGCTGGCCGCTGCGGTGGCGGCGCCAGTGATGCTGTTTACCTTTAGCCGTATGACAGCTCAGGCCCCACAGACTCCTGGTCAAAGACCCACTCCTGCTCAGAGACCCAGTTGGACGGTGGGGTCACAAGGTCCTCTGCCGGAGCATGCCAAGTTCACGCCGCTGCAGGCAGAGAGCGGTGGAGCGCTCTTCATCCAGAACTGCGCCTTCTGCCATGGCAAAGACGCCGGCGGTGGCGAGACCGGGCCCGACCTGACACGCTCGAAGCTGGTGACCGGTGATAAGAACGGCGAGGCGATCGGTGCAGTCATCCGCAATGGCCGTCTGGATAAGGGGATGCCGCGCTTCAGCCTGTCGGATACGGAAATCCTGAACCTCGTAGCGTTTATTCACACCCAGCAGGATGCCTCCATGTCGCAGTCGGGCAATCGCCGTGGTGTCGACGAGAGCGACCTGCATACCGGCAATGCCGATGCAGGCAAGAAGTATTTTGAAGGACCGGGCGGGTGCACGCAGTGCCACTCGGCGACGGGCGATCTGGCCGGGATTGCCTCGAAGTTCAGCGGCCTCAGGCTCGAGATGCAGATGCTGTATCCCCGCGACGCGAAGACGAAGGCGACGGTGAAGACCAAGTCCGGCCAGACCTTTGCCGGCACCGTCGAGTATGAAGACGAGTTCACGCTCGGCATTCGCGATAGCTCCGGTATCTATCACTCGTGGCCGATGACTGCGATCACGGCAAAGCTCGATAAGCCGGTTGAGGCTCACGTAACCGCCATGAGCAAGTACACCGATGACGACATTCACAATGTTCTCGCGTATATCCAAACCCTTAAGTAA
- a CDS encoding acido-empty-quinoprotein group A produces MNWKKSARVLTLAAAATVTTGLNAQNVDSAMLKNPPRDSWLGYHGDYSGRRHSALTEINTRNVSGLSLGWAFQTQQNGVLKATPILADGILYFTLPDHVWAIDARSGHQLWHYAAPPTKAFHIGQRGVSILKDKLYYMTSDAHLQALDAKTGNVLWDVEVADSKKGQWATMSPLIVGNHVLVGASGDFDNLQGFLRAVDPDTGKTQWTFYSTPTVDTPRVAYSGNMWMTGTYDPELNLIYFGTGNPSPVLNGKVRPGDNLYTCTILALDPETGKLVWHFQPSPHDTHDWDAVEIPVLADGLFDGKPRKMLMQASRNGYFFVIDRTNGKNMLTTTFGPVNWTKGVDKDGRPIPNPDKEPAPDGRLIAPDEGGMTNYRSPSFDPKTGLFIVSASPSYSLYFNKPADGAYGWAGADYGLWSKGVLDAIDYKTGKIRWSHELGQRAGSGVLTTEGGLTFTGDATGNFLALDTATGKTLWHAGAGGQIASSPISYELDGHQYILTSGGNVMFAWRLPEAPAAPAAKRTPTAATTK; encoded by the coding sequence ATGAATTGGAAAAAGAGTGCACGGGTGCTGACGCTGGCTGCTGCCGCGACTGTCACCACGGGTTTGAATGCGCAGAACGTCGATAGTGCGATGCTGAAGAATCCTCCGCGCGATAGCTGGCTGGGATATCACGGTGACTACTCCGGCCGCCGCCACAGCGCCCTGACGGAGATCAATACGCGCAACGTCAGCGGGCTGTCGCTGGGATGGGCCTTTCAGACACAACAGAACGGCGTTCTGAAGGCGACGCCGATCCTGGCGGACGGCATTCTGTACTTCACCCTGCCGGACCACGTGTGGGCTATCGACGCGCGTTCCGGTCACCAGTTGTGGCACTACGCCGCCCCGCCGACCAAGGCGTTCCACATCGGTCAGCGTGGTGTCAGCATTCTGAAGGACAAGCTCTACTACATGACCTCGGACGCGCATCTGCAGGCGCTGGATGCGAAGACCGGCAACGTGTTGTGGGATGTGGAGGTCGCTGACTCGAAGAAGGGGCAGTGGGCAACGATGTCTCCGCTCATCGTTGGCAATCACGTCCTGGTGGGAGCGTCGGGCGACTTCGATAATCTGCAGGGCTTTCTGCGCGCTGTCGATCCGGATACCGGAAAGACACAGTGGACGTTTTATTCCACACCCACGGTCGATACACCACGGGTCGCCTACAGCGGCAACATGTGGATGACCGGTACCTACGATCCGGAGCTGAACCTGATCTACTTCGGCACAGGCAATCCTTCGCCAGTGCTGAATGGTAAGGTGCGGCCGGGCGACAACCTTTATACCTGCACGATCCTGGCGCTTGATCCCGAGACCGGCAAGCTGGTGTGGCACTTCCAGCCTTCACCGCACGACACCCACGACTGGGACGCGGTGGAGATTCCAGTACTGGCCGACGGCCTCTTTGATGGCAAGCCGCGCAAGATGCTGATGCAGGCTTCGCGTAACGGCTACTTCTTCGTGATCGATCGCACGAACGGCAAGAACATGCTGACCACAACCTTCGGTCCTGTGAACTGGACGAAGGGTGTGGATAAGGATGGCCGGCCGATTCCGAATCCGGATAAGGAGCCCGCTCCGGATGGACGCCTGATCGCACCGGACGAGGGCGGCATGACGAACTACCGTTCGCCTAGCTTCGATCCGAAGACTGGTTTGTTTATCGTGAGCGCTTCGCCGAGCTACAGCCTCTACTTCAATAAGCCCGCCGACGGCGCATATGGCTGGGCCGGAGCGGACTACGGCCTGTGGAGCAAGGGTGTCCTGGATGCGATCGACTACAAGACCGGCAAGATTCGGTGGTCGCATGAGCTCGGCCAGCGTGCGGGCTCGGGCGTTCTGACTACAGAAGGCGGACTGACCTTTACCGGTGATGCAACCGGGAACTTTCTGGCGCTGGATACAGCGACCGGCAAGACGCTATGGCATGCCGGCGCCGGCGGGCAGATTGCGTCGTCGCCTATCAGTTACGAACTGGACGGGCATCAGTACATCCTGACCAGCGGCGGCAATGTGATGTTTGCCTGGCGCCTGCCGGAGGCTCCTGCGGCGCCCGCAGCGAAGCGGACTCCAACTGCAGCAACAACGAAGTAA
- a CDS encoding ThuA domain-containing protein, which yields MKHWFLALAVGFGSLTPAAMAASKIHVLILDGESAAPYHNWAAETPVLKQELEETGLFDVEVLTIQKDGDFSQFHPAWSKYQAVVLNYDAPDERWSSEVKSSFEQYMKNGGGLVTIHAADNAFPDWVAFNEMTGIGGWRGRTEKAGPHWVYKDSKLVADDKPGRAGSHGLRLPFQLTVRDANHPITKGLPKQWMHQGDEMYANMRGPGKMTVLATAYSDPENHGTGFDEPMLMVSQFGKGRIFHSTLGHDVMAISSEDYVVTFQRGVEWVATGKVTQPVPASFPTANSVSYRTDLAAKDPHYSKGLNPMDGPPPMRPAPQPTPQK from the coding sequence ATGAAGCATTGGTTTCTTGCACTCGCAGTTGGCTTTGGCTCGCTGACACCGGCGGCGATGGCCGCATCGAAGATTCACGTTCTTATCCTTGACGGTGAGAGCGCGGCTCCTTATCACAACTGGGCGGCTGAGACGCCGGTCCTGAAACAGGAGCTGGAGGAGACAGGCCTCTTCGATGTAGAGGTGCTGACGATTCAAAAGGACGGCGACTTCTCTCAGTTCCATCCCGCGTGGTCAAAGTATCAGGCAGTGGTGCTGAACTACGACGCTCCGGATGAGCGCTGGTCGAGCGAGGTGAAGTCTTCCTTCGAGCAGTACATGAAGAATGGCGGCGGTCTGGTGACGATCCATGCTGCCGATAATGCCTTTCCCGATTGGGTTGCTTTCAACGAGATGACCGGTATCGGCGGATGGCGCGGACGCACCGAGAAGGCTGGTCCGCACTGGGTTTATAAGGATAGCAAGCTGGTCGCCGACGACAAGCCGGGCCGGGCAGGTTCTCATGGTTTGCGGCTTCCATTCCAACTCACGGTGCGCGACGCCAACCACCCCATTACCAAGGGACTACCGAAGCAGTGGATGCACCAGGGCGATGAGATGTATGCCAATATGCGTGGCCCCGGCAAGATGACCGTGTTGGCCACCGCCTATTCTGACCCCGAGAACCACGGTACTGGTTTTGACGAGCCGATGCTGATGGTCTCGCAGTTCGGGAAGGGACGCATCTTCCATTCGACACTGGGGCACGATGTGATGGCGATCAGCTCTGAGGATTACGTGGTGACCTTCCAGCGCGGTGTGGAGTGGGTTGCGACCGGCAAGGTGACTCAGCCTGTTCCTGCCTCGTTTCCGACCGCGAACTCGGTGAGCTATCGTACCGATCTGGCGGCGAAGGATCCGCACTACAGCAAAGGGCTGAACCCGATGGATGGGCCGCCGCCGATGCGCCCGGCTCCACAACCCACGCCGCAGAAGTAA
- a CDS encoding sugar phosphate isomerase/epimerase family protein: protein MKTIKGPGIFLAQFAGDEPPFNSLNEICKWAAGIGFKGVQIPTWDGRLFDLKRAAESTAYCDEVRGIAASHGLAITELSTHLQGQLVAAHPAYDALFDSFAPASLHGKPAARTEWAIEQLRFAAKASRNLGLDRHATFSGALAWPYLYPWPQRPAGLVETAFGELAKRWLPLLNFFDEQGVDVCYEIHPGEDLHDGSSFEMFLDLVNGHKRCNLLYDPSHFILQGLDYLEYIDLYHDRIKMFHVKDAEFRPTGRQGVYGGFQSWANRAGRFRSLGDGQVDFKAIFSKLTQYGFDGWAVMEWECCIKSSEQGAREGAPFIQSCIIQAVEKAFDDFAGAATDQQMLDNLLGIGRKDA, encoded by the coding sequence ATGAAGACGATTAAGGGACCTGGAATCTTTCTTGCGCAGTTTGCCGGCGATGAACCGCCATTCAACTCACTGAACGAGATCTGCAAATGGGCCGCCGGAATCGGCTTCAAGGGGGTGCAGATTCCCACCTGGGATGGCCGCTTGTTCGATCTGAAGCGCGCCGCAGAAAGCACAGCCTATTGCGATGAAGTCCGTGGGATTGCGGCATCGCATGGTCTGGCGATTACGGAGCTCTCTACACATCTGCAGGGGCAGCTCGTTGCTGCTCATCCGGCCTACGATGCGCTCTTCGACAGCTTTGCGCCAGCGTCCCTGCACGGCAAGCCTGCTGCGCGTACGGAGTGGGCAATCGAGCAGCTTCGTTTCGCAGCGAAGGCTTCGCGAAACCTGGGACTCGATCGTCATGCCACGTTCTCAGGAGCGTTGGCATGGCCGTATCTCTATCCCTGGCCGCAGCGTCCTGCCGGCCTGGTCGAGACCGCCTTCGGAGAGCTGGCGAAGCGTTGGCTGCCGCTGTTGAATTTCTTCGACGAGCAGGGCGTGGATGTCTGCTACGAGATCCATCCTGGCGAAGACCTGCACGACGGTTCATCGTTTGAGATGTTCCTGGACCTGGTGAATGGCCACAAGCGTTGCAACCTGCTTTACGACCCCAGCCACTTTATTCTGCAGGGGCTGGATTACCTGGAGTACATCGACCTGTATCACGACCGCATCAAGATGTTTCACGTCAAGGACGCCGAGTTCCGGCCGACGGGACGGCAGGGCGTCTATGGCGGCTTCCAATCTTGGGCGAATCGCGCGGGCCGTTTCCGTTCGCTGGGCGATGGCCAGGTGGACTTCAAGGCGATCTTCTCCAAGCTGACGCAATATGGCTTTGACGGTTGGGCAGTGATGGAGTGGGAGTGCTGCATCAAGAGCTCCGAGCAGGGCGCTCGTGAAGGAGCGCCGTTCATCCAGAGCTGCATCATTCAGGCGGTGGAGAAGGCGTTCGATGACTTCGCCGGAGCGGCGACCGATCAGCAGATGCTCGACAACCTGCTTGGTATTGGAAGGAAGGACGCATGA
- a CDS encoding Gfo/Idh/MocA family protein: MSKKLGRKLRLGMVGGGPGAFIGEVHRIAARFDGKYELVAAALSSNAEKSKTFAAELGIPRAYGSFAEMAEVESKREDGIDVVAIVTPNDTHYAIAKAFLDAGIHVMCDKPMTTTLDDAIKLAEEVERSGLIFALTHTYSGYPIVRQMRSIVESGVLGKVRMINVEYVQGWLATPLESSGSNKQAEWRTDPKRSGPAGCLGDIGTHAYHLAYFVGGLEPASISADLTTFVEGRRLDDNVQAMIRYEGGAKASLWSSQIAIGNENNLNLRIYGEAGSLEWNQENPNYARYTPLNQPTQILSRGGGALNAAAARLPAGHPEGYFEAFAQLYADLAERITARLEERDPAPASLLLPTCQDGVNGLKFIEAALRSSANQSSWTSLK, translated from the coding sequence ATGAGCAAGAAGCTCGGACGGAAGCTGCGCCTGGGCATGGTAGGTGGAGGCCCGGGAGCCTTCATCGGAGAGGTGCATCGCATTGCGGCACGCTTTGATGGCAAGTATGAGCTGGTAGCCGCGGCGTTGTCTTCCAATGCGGAGAAGTCGAAGACCTTTGCTGCAGAGTTGGGAATTCCGCGCGCGTACGGAAGCTTCGCCGAAATGGCTGAAGTGGAGTCGAAGCGCGAGGACGGCATCGACGTCGTTGCGATTGTGACGCCGAACGACACGCACTACGCGATTGCCAAGGCATTCCTTGACGCTGGTATCCACGTCATGTGCGACAAGCCCATGACGACCACGCTGGACGACGCGATCAAGCTGGCTGAAGAGGTTGAGCGCTCGGGCCTGATCTTCGCGCTGACACATACGTACTCGGGTTACCCGATTGTGCGGCAGATGCGCAGCATCGTGGAGAGCGGCGTACTCGGCAAGGTCCGCATGATCAATGTGGAGTATGTGCAGGGCTGGCTGGCGACTCCGCTTGAGAGCTCGGGATCAAACAAGCAGGCGGAGTGGCGCACCGATCCCAAGCGCAGCGGTCCGGCTGGGTGCCTGGGTGACATTGGAACGCACGCCTATCATTTGGCCTATTTTGTCGGTGGCCTGGAGCCGGCATCGATCTCTGCCGACCTGACGACCTTTGTCGAAGGGCGCCGGCTGGATGACAACGTCCAGGCGATGATCCGTTACGAGGGCGGAGCCAAGGCAAGTCTGTGGTCGTCGCAGATCGCCATTGGGAATGAGAACAACCTGAATCTGCGTATCTACGGCGAAGCCGGTTCGCTGGAATGGAACCAGGAGAATCCGAACTACGCACGCTACACGCCGCTGAATCAGCCGACGCAGATTCTGAGTCGGGGTGGTGGAGCGTTGAATGCCGCGGCGGCACGGTTGCCCGCAGGGCATCCCGAGGGATACTTCGAGGCCTTTGCGCAGCTCTATGCCGATCTGGCGGAGCGTATTACGGCCCGGCTGGAAGAGCGTGATCCTGCACCGGCGTCGTTGTTGCTGCCGACCTGCCAGGATGGCGTAAACGGACTGAAGTTTATTGAGGCGGCATTGCGCTCCTCAGCGAACCAATCTTCCTGGACATCGCTTAAGTAG
- a CDS encoding ROK family protein — MSSLKSRKPNARQTHGVRQIDLASFQPASSEMARDINRDIILELIRFKQPLARADLSRFSGLRPSTVSAIVEQLIQENWVQEGAVIKPARGRPSTMLSVNSDKVTLALDLRPDRAILAVADLSGRFLSRETITTSSDLKKTVAQIGKRMRALRDEHSTKSFEGIGVSLPGRVQPATQRVLLAPNMHWHEFDLKKALEDVSGLQVEIDNDANVCLISELWFGRLQGARDVVLVAVAEGVGAAILTGGHMHSGYNGMAGEFGHVSIDPNGPLCQCGQKGCWEMVASSRAAIRSFNETSRRKVKDIYELLQLSEEGDESAIEALTEQARALGRGLRLITTSISPELILVVGDITASWDRFGPVVAQELAASMLAGPPPLLRAAGDAELARLSGSAAMLMQRHVSYHRSTHDASRRS, encoded by the coding sequence ATGAGTTCTCTGAAGTCCAGAAAACCGAATGCACGGCAGACCCATGGAGTGCGCCAGATCGATCTGGCGTCGTTCCAGCCTGCCTCCAGCGAGATGGCTCGCGATATCAATCGCGATATCATCCTCGAGCTCATTCGTTTTAAGCAGCCGCTGGCGCGTGCGGATCTGTCGCGTTTCTCCGGTCTGCGCCCGAGCACGGTTTCGGCGATTGTCGAGCAGTTGATCCAGGAGAACTGGGTGCAGGAGGGTGCGGTTATCAAGCCCGCGCGCGGGCGACCCTCGACCATGCTTTCGGTCAACAGCGACAAGGTGACGCTGGCGCTTGATCTGCGTCCGGACCGCGCCATCCTTGCCGTGGCCGACCTGAGCGGCCGCTTCCTGTCTCGCGAGACCATTACGACCTCGTCGGATCTGAAGAAGACGGTGGCGCAGATTGGTAAGCGGATGCGGGCATTGCGCGACGAGCACTCCACCAAGTCGTTTGAGGGGATTGGGGTTAGTCTGCCGGGCCGCGTCCAGCCGGCGACCCAGCGTGTGCTGCTGGCGCCGAATATGCACTGGCATGAGTTCGATCTGAAGAAGGCGCTGGAAGATGTTTCAGGCCTGCAGGTAGAGATCGACAACGACGCCAACGTCTGCCTGATCTCAGAGCTTTGGTTTGGCCGGCTGCAGGGCGCCAGGGATGTCGTGCTGGTTGCCGTGGCCGAAGGTGTCGGCGCGGCCATTCTTACCGGCGGGCACATGCACTCCGGGTACAACGGTATGGCTGGCGAGTTCGGACACGTCTCGATCGACCCCAATGGACCGCTGTGTCAGTGCGGGCAGAAGGGCTGCTGGGAGATGGTAGCGTCCTCGCGTGCAGCCATTCGAAGCTTCAACGAGACCAGCCGCCGCAAGGTGAAGGACATCTATGAACTGCTGCAGCTCAGCGAAGAAGGCGATGAGAGTGCCATTGAAGCGCTCACCGAGCAGGCTCGCGCCCTTGGCCGGGGGTTGCGGCTGATCACGACCAGCATCTCCCCGGAGCTGATTCTGGTTGTGGGCGATATCACTGCCTCGTGGGATCGTTTTGGCCCCGTCGTTGCCCAGGAGCTGGCGGCATCCATGCTCGCTGGCCCCCCGCCGTTACTGCGCGCCGCGGGTGATGCAGAGCTGGCCCGCCTGAGCGGCAGCGCGGCGATGTTGATGCAGCGCCACGTCTCGTACCACCGTTCGACACACGACGCATCCCGCAGGTCCTGA
- the xylB gene encoding xylulokinase, whose amino-acid sequence MYLGIDCGTQGTKALLITEAGAVRGRGYARHQLIERASGAREQDPQWWVDALRTSVTQAVSHHGAEVLALGVSGQQHGLVVLDEAKQVIRPAKLWNDTETAPQNAALIERLGGKSAMMERFGILPMTGYTVSKLLWIKENEPENFARIRHILLPHEYLNFWLTGQMYAEYGDASGTAFFDIRTREWVREILDEIDGGTGQLAAALPPLLKVDQIVGAVRPEVAAELGLSPQCVVSSGGGDNMMGAIGTGNVRPGIVTLSLGTSSTVYSFLEKPLASVDPSVAPFCSSSGGWLPLVCTMNATNVVTQTLHVLGKGVEDIDPILASTNPGADGITFLPFLNGERTPDLPTAQGSMHGVTATNFSAGNLLRSVIEGVTFGVLNGLELILQGQPASKIQVIGGGSRSAEWRQMIADATGAVIQVPIEEEAGCLGAAIQAMYAYKSQQETPVTFAVLSERLVSVDEEKTAHPRAEKRPAYRAAQDRYNAVLKAQFPNL is encoded by the coding sequence ATGTACTTGGGAATTGATTGCGGGACCCAGGGTACAAAGGCACTTCTCATCACCGAGGCGGGCGCAGTCCGTGGTCGCGGATATGCCAGGCATCAGTTGATTGAGCGTGCCAGCGGGGCTCGCGAGCAGGACCCGCAGTGGTGGGTCGATGCCTTGCGCACCAGCGTGACGCAGGCGGTGAGCCATCATGGCGCCGAGGTTTTGGCACTGGGCGTAAGCGGACAGCAGCACGGCCTGGTGGTTCTGGATGAAGCGAAGCAGGTGATCCGTCCCGCGAAACTGTGGAATGACACCGAAACCGCTCCGCAGAACGCCGCCTTGATTGAACGGCTGGGCGGAAAGAGCGCCATGATGGAGCGCTTCGGTATTCTGCCGATGACCGGCTATACCGTCTCGAAGCTGTTGTGGATCAAAGAGAACGAGCCCGAGAACTTTGCCCGTATCCGCCATATCCTGCTGCCACATGAGTATTTGAACTTCTGGCTGACCGGACAGATGTATGCCGAGTACGGCGACGCCTCCGGTACGGCCTTCTTCGACATCCGGACGCGGGAATGGGTTCGCGAGATTCTGGATGAGATCGATGGAGGTACCGGCCAGCTTGCGGCAGCCCTGCCTCCGCTGCTGAAGGTTGACCAGATTGTCGGTGCGGTTCGCCCCGAGGTCGCGGCTGAGCTTGGACTTTCACCGCAGTGCGTTGTCTCCTCCGGCGGTGGCGACAACATGATGGGCGCCATCGGAACCGGCAATGTGCGCCCTGGGATTGTGACGCTGAGCCTGGGCACCTCTTCGACGGTCTATTCGTTCCTGGAGAAGCCGTTAGCCAGCGTGGATCCGAGCGTTGCTCCGTTCTGCTCCTCCTCGGGTGGATGGTTGCCGCTGGTCTGCACCATGAATGCCACCAACGTGGTGACGCAGACTCTGCATGTGCTGGGCAAGGGCGTGGAAGATATAGATCCGATTCTGGCCTCGACCAATCCTGGTGCGGACGGAATTACCTTCCTGCCCTTCCTGAACGGTGAGCGTACGCCCGACCTTCCGACGGCACAGGGCAGCATGCATGGTGTGACGGCCACGAACTTCAGCGCCGGCAACCTGTTGCGCAGCGTGATTGAGGGCGTGACCTTCGGTGTGCTGAATGGCCTGGAGCTGATTCTGCAGGGCCAGCCTGCCAGCAAGATTCAAGTGATTGGAGGCGGTTCGCGCTCAGCGGAGTGGAGGCAGATGATTGCCGATGCCACCGGCGCGGTGATCCAGGTACCGATTGAAGAAGAGGCCGGCTGCCTTGGGGCGGCGATTCAGGCCATGTATGCCTATAAGAGCCAGCAGGAAACTCCGGTGACTTTTGCTGTGCTCTCCGAGCGCCTTGTCAGCGTCGATGAGGAGAAGACAGCTCACCCCCGGGCGGAGAAGCGTCCCGCCTATCGTGCGGCGCAGGACCGCTACAACGCTGTACTCAAAGCTCAGTTTCCGAACCTATGA
- the xylA gene encoding xylose isomerase — protein MSETIFSNFPKVKFEGAASTNPLAYQYYDADRVVLGKPLREHLRFAVAYWHSFAMTGSDPFGGPTIHRPWTAAGDPIALAKLKADAAFDFFRVLDVPFYCFHDADIAPAEETLAGTLKNLHTIVDYLGEKMSSSKTKLLWGTANLFSHPRFMAGASTNPDPEVFAWCATTVKHCMDATMKLGGANYVLWGGREGYETLLNTDMKQELEQMGRFLSLVVDYKHKIGFKGQILVEPKPKEPTSHQYDFDTATVYGFLKRFGLENEVRVNLEANHATLAGHTFEHEIATAGAFGILGSLDINRGDALLGWDTDQFPNDLWSMTMSMYQVIKAGGLGVGGCNFDAKVRRQSFTAEDLVYAHVGGMDLCARSFLTAAKLIEEGEYDAILTERYAGWKSPEAQAMFNGKLSLEEIAAKAEKDAIQPQPRSGRQEKIENLLARKIYRDLQ, from the coding sequence TTGTCTGAAACTATCTTCAGCAACTTTCCTAAGGTGAAGTTTGAAGGTGCCGCGAGCACCAATCCCCTGGCCTATCAGTACTACGACGCCGACCGCGTCGTGCTGGGCAAGCCGCTGCGCGAGCATCTTCGTTTCGCCGTGGCCTACTGGCACTCGTTCGCGATGACGGGAAGCGATCCCTTTGGCGGGCCTACGATTCATCGTCCATGGACGGCAGCGGGTGATCCCATTGCTTTGGCGAAGCTGAAGGCCGATGCCGCGTTCGACTTCTTCCGCGTGCTCGATGTGCCGTTCTACTGCTTCCACGATGCCGATATCGCCCCCGCGGAGGAGACGCTTGCCGGCACGCTGAAGAACCTGCACACCATCGTCGACTACCTGGGCGAGAAGATGAGCTCGTCGAAGACGAAACTGCTGTGGGGAACCGCGAACCTGTTCTCGCATCCGCGCTTCATGGCCGGCGCTTCCACCAATCCTGATCCCGAGGTCTTTGCCTGGTGCGCTACCACGGTGAAGCACTGCATGGACGCGACCATGAAGCTCGGCGGCGCGAACTACGTTCTGTGGGGCGGACGCGAGGGCTATGAGACACTGCTGAACACCGACATGAAGCAGGAGCTGGAGCAGATGGGCCGCTTCCTCTCGCTGGTAGTCGACTACAAGCACAAGATCGGCTTCAAAGGCCAGATTCTGGTCGAGCCGAAGCCGAAGGAACCCACCTCGCACCAGTACGATTTCGACACGGCGACGGTCTACGGCTTCCTGAAACGCTTCGGTCTGGAGAACGAAGTGCGTGTGAACCTCGAAGCTAACCACGCTACGCTGGCCGGGCACACTTTCGAGCATGAGATTGCGACCGCGGGCGCCTTCGGCATCCTGGGCTCGCTGGACATCAACCGCGGCGATGCGCTGCTGGGCTGGGATACTGACCAGTTCCCGAACGATCTGTGGAGCATGACCATGTCGATGTACCAGGTCATCAAGGCCGGTGGTCTTGGCGTGGGCGGATGCAACTTCGACGCGAAGGTCCGCCGCCAGAGCTTCACGGCCGAGGACCTGGTGTATGCGCATGTCGGTGGTATGGACCTGTGCGCCCGCTCCTTCCTGACAGCCGCGAAGCTGATCGAAGAGGGCGAGTACGACGCCATCCTCACCGAGCGCTATGCCGGCTGGAAGAGTCCGGAGGCGCAGGCCATGTTCAACGGCAAGCTCTCCCTGGAGGAGATTGCGGCCAAGGCGGAGAAGGACGCGATTCAGCCTCAGCCTCGTTCGGGGCGTCAGGAGAAGATCGAAAACCTGCTCGCCCGCAAGATCTACCGCGACCTGCAGTAG